The following coding sequences are from one Rhipicephalus microplus isolate Deutch F79 chromosome 3, USDA_Rmic, whole genome shotgun sequence window:
- the LOC119175227 gene encoding uncharacterized protein LOC119175227 has protein sequence MTLAPKAKVEVLVRGVTAAEDDALINKKLPKELLLRIFSYLDVVSLCACAQVSKLWHELALDGSNWQKIDLFNFQTDIEGPVVENISRRCGGFLKKLSLRGCQSVEDASLKTFAQNCNNIEDLNLNGCKKLTDSTCQSLGKHCSKLTFLDLGSCCQVTDLSLKAIGQGCPLLEQINISWCDQVSKYGVEALAVGCPRLRSFVSKGCPMVTDEAVSKLAQHCGGLQTLNLHECTNITDTAVQAVSQHCPKLHFLCVSNCAHLTDAALVSLSQGCHALCTLEVAGCTQLTDSGFQALSRSCHSLEKMDLEECVLITDNTLMHLANGCPKLQQLSLSHCELVTDEGIRHLGAGAGAAEHLLVLELDNCPLITDASLEHLVACQNLQRIELYDCQLITRAGIRKLRSHLLDLKVHAYFAPVTPPPSVGGGRPRYCRCCVVL, from the exons ATGACCCTGGCGCCCAAGGCTAAAGTTGAAGTGCTGGTCAGAGGAGTCACGGCGGCCGAAGATGATGCGCTCATCAACAAGAAGCTTCCCAAGGAGTTGCTGCTTCGCATCTTCTCCTACCTGGACGTTGTCTCGCTCTGCGCCTGTGCACAGGTGTCCAAGCTGTGGCACGAGCTCGCGCTGGACGGCAGCAACTGGCAGAAGATCGACCTGTTCAACTTTCAGACGGACATCGAGGGTCCCGTGGTGGAGAACATCTCGCGCCGATGCGGCGGTTTCCTCAAGAAGCTCAGCCTGCGCGGCTGTCAGAGCGTGGAGGACGCGTCCCTGAAGACTTTCGCGCAGAACTGCAACAACATCGAGGACCTGAATCTGAACGGCTGCAAGAAACTGACCGACAGCACCTGCCAGAGCCTGGGAAAGCACTGCAGCAAGCTCACCTTCCTCGACCTGGGCTCATGCTGCCAGGTTACGGACCTGTCACTCAAGGCAATCGGCCAAGGCTGTCCCTTGCTTGAGCAGATCAACATTTCCTGGTGCGACCAG GTGTCCAAGTATGGTGTGGAAGCTCTCGCTGTTGGTTGCCCACGGCTGCGAAGCTTCGTCAGTAAGGGCTGCCCAATGGTCACCGACGAGGCAGTCTCCAAGCTGGCCCAGCATTGTGGAGGATTGCAGACCCTCAACCTTCACGAGTGTACCAACATCACTGACACTGCAGTGCAGGCTGTCAGCCAGCACTGTCCCAAGCTTCACTTCCTGTGTGTCTCCAACTGTGCACACCTGACCGATGCCGCCCTCGTGTCTCTCAGCCAGGGATGCCACGCGCTCTGCACGCTCGAGGTGGCTGGGTGCACGCAGTTGACGGACAGCGGCTTCCAGGCACTGTCCCGCTCCTGCCACTCACTTGAGAAAATGGACCTCGAAGAGTGTGTGCTGATAACGGACAACACATTGATGCATCTGGCCAACGGTTGCCCCAAGCTACAGCAGCTGAGCCTCTCCCACTGTGAGCTCGTGACGGATGAGGGGATCCGGCACCTCGGTGCGGGCGCCGGCGCGGCGGAGCACTTGCTTGTTCTGGAGTTGGACAACTGCCCGTTGATAACGGATGCTTCGTTGGAGCACTTGGTCGCATGCCAGAATCTGCAGCGCATAGAGCTGTACGACTGCCAGCTTATCACCCGCGCTGGCATCCGCAAGCTTCGCAGCCACCTGCTAGACCTGAAGGTGCACGCCTACTTTGCGCCCGTCACGCCTCCGCCCTCTGTCGGGGGTGGCAGGCCACGCTACTGCCGCTGCTGCGTTGTGCTCTAG